The Panicum hallii strain FIL2 chromosome 5, PHallii_v3.1, whole genome shotgun sequence genome contains the following window.
acgcggccgccgccgttggGGTGGGCGCTCCGGCACGCGGCGACGTCGAACCCCTGGATCCTCACGGCCGGCGCGAACGACGGGGCAaaactgttgctgctgctgctgctgttacTGCTAATATACGTGGGGCGGTGGCTGTAGttgctgcggctctggtggtCAAAAATCCCGAGCTCCAATGGCGACGAGTCGGCGGGGTGGCGCTGGTTGAGCAGGAAGTGGGGGTCGTGCACGAGCGGGTTGTCCGCGCGCGCCGGTGGCGATCCGCCGAACAGCGCCCAGCCCCCGTCCTTGTCGCCGTCCGCTTCCGGCGCCTTGGTCTTGCCGCCCTCCTTGCTCTGTGATGACAGAGAAAAAGGAGATCTTTGTCAGAGAACACGAACACGGACATGAAGGGGCAAAAGGAGGGATTTTTGAACAAGGGTTGGTGCGGATTTGACCCAGTACCTTGTTGTTGCTGAGAAGGAAGGGCGGCGGGCCGAGGATGAGGTCGGCGCTGCAGGGGTGGACATGGGCCCTGCGCGGCCTCGGGGCGCAGAGCACCGCCGcggccggctcggcctccctgcagccgccgccgccggacgaGGACGACGACTCGACGAACAGCCGGTTCATCGCTCTGGAAGGCATCCTCCTCCTGGTCCTCTCAAAGATCTGACCCCTTCTCCCACGGAGAAATTTCTTTCCCGGAGGAGCTCCGACGAGTCTCCCTAGCTATCTATATATCTAcgtctcctcctctcctctcgctGCTGCTTGCAGGTCGGTCCAGGATTAGATATGGGGGCAAGGAAATGGAACGCAGCGGACGAACTGAAGCaacgggcggaggaggagggaggggacGGCTTGGCCTTCGCCTCGCCTGCCCTTTTCTTGAGGCTGGTGAGAAGGCGGCGGCAATGCGGTGCTGACCGCCCCGGGGCACCACAAATATACCAACCAACCGCCGAGTTGGCGCCGGGTGGGCAGGTGGACCACGTCTCTCGTGCCCCTCTTTTTTTAGCTGCCGCTTTTTCCCCCTGCCGTTTTTGCTTTTTTATATTTTCCTCCCTGTCCACCGCCTCTTCGCTAAACAAATGGAAAAATGTGTACCGGAGCGAGGAAAAATATCATCGGGTGGGCCGTCACGACTCCATCGTTGCTTGTGATGCGTGCACCACTCGTATCCGCCTTCGTAGCCTGGAGATGGTCGACGGGTGATGAGCAACTACCCCCTCCATATCGGATTGGTTTTATTGTTAGCTAATTTTAATTAAATACATAAATACTATCAATATATGCACTATCAACATATATTTCATAATaaatttaataaaataaataaacaaaTTTGATAGtgtaaatattattatttttataaatttagTTAAAGttaattaaatttaatttaGAACAAATCTAATAttatatgtaaataaaaatagagaGAGTACGAGGAGAGCTTTGAAATATCTGGCCCCTCTTTCTCTATTGCATAAGTATCTCCATTTTTAAATCCAGCGTGGCTCACTTTTCATTTTCACGTTCTTGTGTTTCGATTTCACCTATGCTTCCCTAATCCTTAGCCACCAATGGCAAATTCGCCATCCTAGTATAATCTGAAGCCACGGGTGGTGGTGTAGCCTTGTGCTACCACTATCCCTATAACCGAGCAACTTccaatttttttcttttttgtgaTAGTCCATTACCCTCGTTTGAGCTTGGATCAAGCCATCAAAGGTGTTCATCGTCCCTTACGTCATATGAGCTACTCAATCTTCCTTAATTGCCATGAAAACTCATCCGGAGATGAGAACCAAGCAAGAATCGCAACGCCAATCCGTGGCTATCAATTTGACTATTTGAGCCTCCTGTTGATAAGTTTGTCACAGAAGCATCTGATTCTCAATGGTAAACATGCGTAAACAACAAATAAGAAGGATAATATTCCTACCTAATTGTTGTCCACATTAACGAAACTCACCTCGGACCACAAATTTCATGCCTTTTGTTGCTCACATGCAGAGCAGCCTGTATTTTGATTGTTCATCTAAGAATATAATTATTTCCATTTAGGTGGAGAATCATCCTGATAAAATTCTTGACAGAGCAAACTGTAGCAAAAAGTGGGGGGAATCTGTTTAAAATCCTTAAAACGCAAAAGGACTTATCAGCGAGTGGAAAAACGGTTCAGAAATGAAAAACAAGCGTTTAATTACCTTACTAAAAGATCTGCCGGTTGTAGGGGCAATTGAAAAATGGCAGCTTTGTTCCCGAGGCGGGCACCTTGGATCTCACGCCCAGCGATGCGGAGCCAGATCTTGGCCAGCACCGTCCTGACACGCACGACGCACCGACCATGTCCtgtcccctccctccctctctgcACTTGCACAAGCCAGATTTTTCTCCTCCCAGGCAAAATGACCAAACTGCCACCCGCCCGTCAGGTTGAGTGCTTGACCCCGCCCAAGCCGACCTCGTCTACAGCTACGTATGAATACGCCCTGCCGGCTTGCCGCCGTAGACGGCCTTGGCCGTCGGATCGGCGGTGGATGGTCTCCATCTCGTGCTGCGGTGGTGGTTGGGAGGCGTGCCACCGCGGCTCCGGTACGAAGCGTGTGGGCCGGAGGCCCATCCGGGAATTGAATGGAAGGCTGCCACTTTTCCCCCCTTTTCACTTTCCTGTTTCCGTAAGCAAGCCGCCCGCGCACGAGACGCCCATGTGAGTATGTGACCGGACCATGCGAGTGAGCTGTGCTGGTTTATCATTGCTTGAGGTTGAGCCTGACCTAACCTTAGTAACCTAACCTAACCTCAGCTATAGCTAGTCTCCTGACTGGTGGTCGTTGCTGGCTTCTCAGGCGTTGGCCTGTGCGTTAAGCAGGCTGCTGTTGGATCTATGACTATGGATGGGCTGCCCACCATCACTTGTACCTTGTGCAGTGTGGGCTGGAGGCCCATATGGAATGGCGAATTGCCTGGCCTTTTTCACGCAACACAAAGGGTCTGGACTTTGGAAATATTCAACCAACAATGATGAATTGGTGATGTTACTGCTAGAATTGAGAATTGGGACTGAAGAGGGTAGCTCAGTGCAAAACGTTTACAAGTAGTAAAACTGCACGAGAAAGATACTCTGCCAGTCGATCGCTTGCGTGAGTGACGGCACAAATTAGCAGGTGAGAATCTGGTGGTTGCGGTGGTGCATCGTTCATGTCACACTGTCAGTCTGTCACCCAGGCACAAACACTGCCGATTAATGAATGCTTGAACGCCTCAACTAACCGACCACTGACCAAACACAACATGCACAGTAGtactgccgcgccgctcgcacCCCCTCCCTTCTTTATACCCAGCTCGTTTCCAACCAGTCGCAGTCAGTAGATGCATGTTGGTTCTTGCGGATTAATGGCCGCCGGCAAGGCTGGCGGTGGCCGCTGTCAGCGCCCGGTGCGAGCTTCCGCCCGGTCGCCGCGGCGGGGAGGCGGAGCAGTGCGCGCGCAGGTGCGTGAGGGACATGGTGGCGTGCGCGGCGGCGTCAGGGTGCGCCAGCGTGAGGGCGACCACGACCGCGTCGCGGCGAGGTGGAGAAGGGAGCGGGGCGTGCGGCAGAGGGTGCGAGAACGAGTACCTTGGCTGCATCGATGTCTGCTAGCGCTAGATGATCCTCTTCTTCGATCCTCCTGCCATTTTTGATGCCTCGTGCACTTGCATGTTTGTTTAGAGAAGGATAACAATCTGTGCCGTAACATGATTGAGTCTGGAATGAACCTTAATCTGGCGCCTTAGACCAACTCGGCCATCTCAACTTGATGCTGGATGGATGGTTCTACGCATCCATATTGGGTGTCGAGTTGTGACACTGTCAGAGCGCGATCGATCGGCGGCTTATTCAGCAGCTAGCTGATAGATGCGCGCCACGTGCGGTTCTGGCCGAAACAATTCTTCCACGGCCGATACATAGGTGGCAATTGGGAAATATACGGCGAGATTGCGAGAACGGCATGCAGTGCAGTTCGGCCGCAGGCCTGTTTCTGTTTTGCTCACACGAATCATGTTGTTGATCGGCAAGTGAGCACGTTCCGTCTCGGTGTGGTGCTTGTTTGTTCACATATCTCTCGTGCTCGCACCTTCTCCAGAGCTCAACCTATATCTATATATAGCTCAACCcaacgcagcagcagcagcagctctgcATCATCGTCTTCACACCTCACACTCCTCAGCGATCGATCGGACTTGGAAGAACGTGCGCGAGCGCGCACCATGAAGGCCGCCGCGGCGACGCTTGTGCTGGCGCTGGtggtcgcggccgccgccgtggcccCGTCGCCATccgccgcggcggtggcgaAGAACACCGTCGGCGCCCACCACCGCCACGGCCCCCGCTGGCGCGACCACTACCACCGCGGCAGCCGGTCCCCCCTGGCGGGGCTGACGGAGTGCGTCACCGTCTGCGGGTCGGGGGTGACGGGGTGCATGCTCGACTGCTACAAGCCGTCGCTGGGGCTGGACCCCGTGCAGCTGCCCGTCTGCCTCCTCAAGTGCACCAACGACGCCATGATCTGCGGCTCCAGCTGCTCCACCAACCTCTAGCTTGCTATCCAGCCATCCCATCTATCGATCGCACACAAATATTACATAATCCCGCCACCACTTAGCTAAGTAAAGGAAACGATCGAATGCCACGCCATGCGAAAATGCCCCTCCCACACCAGAGACTGTACTTGATGCATTCCATGCGTACTACCAATGGCTTGCGAACTCGTCGTGCTCATCATGAATAATGCAATGGCTacttatattatatatatacctGATGGTAAATAAGGCTCCTTGTTTTTTTGAGGGAACGAAACgaacttcattactgcatgcCTGCAGTGAGATGGTGCTCACATTTTGACCGGAAAATTGTCTCGTACACCTGATGTGAAGTCTTCGCGTATGAAAGAAAAATGGTATGAACAAAGATGAATAAGAAATTATCATAGCACTTGAAATTTACAAATTTCCTGATAGTTTGAGTGGCGTCCCGCGTTCCGGCCCGCGAAAAAGAGGCCCATAAACTTCCGTCCCTACTATTGGGCTTTTTGATGGCCGTTTCCGCTCCGAATCTGTGTGCTCGCAAAATCTTCTTCCTTTACAAATCTCGAACTCccccggaggcggcggcgggagcgggaGACACGGATCACCAGCATCGATTGCTTCAATTCTCGAACCCTAGAACCTCCTCGTAACGTCGATGGAGGATCAGACAACTGCGCCGCCCCCTCCGGCGGCACCAGCAAGAAGCACACCAGGAGCAGGGGGAGGTCCAAGAAGGCGGCGGACCCATACGCGTCCACCTACGGCATCGGCCCCCTCAAGATGTTCCGCGGGCGGCCGTGGACGTCCACCCGCGACCTCGGCGAGGCCACGGTGGGCAAGCACGTGCTGCTCTTCGGCAGGGTGCTCTCGGTCCGGCCGCTGGGCAGCACCAAGGCCGTAGTGGTGCTTTTCAACTCCTTAACCTCCTGCACGGTGCGGTgcgtcgtcgccgccggcgcccacgAGGGGGTGACCACGCAGACCGTGCGCTTCGCCGCCACCCTGACCCGGGAGACCGCCATCGACGTCGAGGGCGTCGTCTCCCTCCCCGAGAGCGGGAAGATCCTTGCCACCACCCAGCAGGTGGAGATTCAGGTGACGAAGCTCCATGCCATTGAGCATGGTTCTTCAACCAAGCCGCAGGATGCTAAGTTCCAGAGATCTCGCACCAGCATCACCCCGAAGCCTGTCAAGCTCGAGGAGAGTGCGGTCGAATAATCAGAGGGGGAAGTTAGGAGGGCCGGGCAAGTAGGTCTTAATGCTTTTCGCTCATGTTCTTAGCTATGTAAAGCAGTTCGTTTAGGAAAAAAATGGCTCTGTATTTCGCAAAAAAATGGTTCTGTAAACAAGCTCCTAATTTAAAGTGGAGAGCAAAGTATGACATACTCTATGTTGGAAACTTCTGTTTGTGTCTTAACTTTTCTGCGTATGATCTATGaataattttttttcttattgAACTCTACTAGCAAATATGTCCATACGTAGCTAAAAACAGAAATCATATAAATATGTTGATTACCATTCAATATCCCATAATATAtattataataatatttttatatTATAATTAAAGGAATAATAATGTAGTATGTGTCGGTCGCGGActtcaatttttttattttactcGTCAAACGCTAATTCTATAGGATTTTAGATCCTTAGCTCAACATACTAAGATGGAGGGTAGTCTACGATGGAAAAAaaataattttattttaaaaataggtAAAGATAAACATCAATTTCTGGTGTGACCGACTTTGAATTATGGCTACTCTTCTAATTATGGCCGTTTTTTAAAAGGGTTCTCCCCAGTCCGAAGTTGGGCCGAAACGCACCGAGGCCCATAGTGAGCTGTAAAGTTGGCGAGGCCCACTAAAAAGAGGCCCACGTACTTCCATATCACACACCGCAGTTGCGGGTAGCGACTAACGAGAGAGATggggaagaaagggaaggaggcggcgcgggagcggcgcgagcagcgccgccgcgaggtcaccctcctccgcgccctccCCTACgagccccaccagcggtggtgGGATCGCCTGCAGCCGCGGGCCGTGGCGGTGGTCACAGGCGCCAACCGCGGGATAGGGTTCGAGGCCGCCCGCCAGCTCGCGCTCCACGGCCTCCACGTCGTGCTCACCTCCCGCGACGCCGCCAAGGGCCAGGACGCGGCCGAGAGGATTCGGGGGGAGGCTCCCGA
Protein-coding sequences here:
- the LOC112893310 gene encoding uncharacterized protein LOC112893310, whose protein sequence is MPSRAMNRLFVESSSSSGGGGCREAEPAAAVLCAPRPRRAHVHPCSADLILGPPPFLLSNNKSKEGGKTKAPEADGDKDGGWALFGGSPPARADNPLVHDPHFLLNQRHPADSSPLELGIFDHQSRSNYSHRPTYISSNSSSSSNSFAPSFAPAVRIQGFDVAACRSAHPNGGGRVLSARA
- the LOC112895918 gene encoding anther-specific protein RTS-like, giving the protein MKAAAATLVLALVVAAAAVAPSPSAAAVAKNTVGAHHRHGPRWRDHYHRGSRSPLAGLTECVTVCGSGVTGCMLDCYKPSLGLDPVQLPVCLLKCTNDAMICGSSCSTNL